A DNA window from Spirochaetales bacterium contains the following coding sequences:
- a CDS encoding GrpB family protein has translation MDSIRHHLYMCVKGAREFIRNILFRDYLRNHKEYVSMYNEIKMEILSEYG, from the coding sequence TTGGATTCGATCCGTCATCATCTCTATATGTGCGTCAAAGGTGCAAGGGAGTTTATCAGGAATATTCTTTTTCGGGATTATTTAAGGAATCATAAAGAGTATGTTAGTATGTATAATGAAATAAAAATGGAAATACTGAGTGAATACGGATAA